ATTTTactaaaaatacttttcaaattaCTTTTTAGAACTTTGGCTTagttaaacaaaaaattcaCCCAACTCATATTAGCAGCTCGAATCAAAGCGGTAGCTCACATAAGTAACAAGCTAGTGGGCAATGGGAGGCTCAACGACAGGCTTTATGTTACTTGAGAAATAGAAGGGTACTTATCGCATCGTAGCTTCATGATGTATTCAATATGACATTTTTTTATGATCTTTTCGTAAAATATTACAGAAGTTGAGAGTTGAAGTGACTCAGAAGTTGCATcatagatttttttattttggctaACCGATAAATTCAAGAGAATCAATTGACCTACAATTCGAAACGTGGTGAATAATAACCCTATTCGTATTCTTCTCTATTTAAATATTAGCTTTTAGTTAGAGGCAGAATTCAAACTCGTGACATGCTCAATCAAATCTATTCATCTTTGACAGCATTCCTATAAATATATAGCCATTTCTGGGtggcaaaataaaattaaaggtAAGATGAAGGAAGAATCTTTGCAAAAGAAAATCACGGGTAAAGGtgtgtttttcaatttttatctCCAGCATTATTAGCAACACTGCTCTAATTTGCTAAACATTAGCATACAATAGCATTCGATTGGGGAAGTAGACTACGAAAAAATAGTCTCGCACGTTATATTTAGACTAAATTATTAACTGATACAACTTATATAAAGACGTGTCATATGTTCTTGTTAGGTTGGTTTAAACACGCTAGTTTTTCTCATATCACCTCATTTCCGATAGCTATAGGCAAGGTCCAGCTGAATTTGCTTTTTTCTTCGTGAAAGTATACATAATTCATTTTCTTGGACCAATGCAAAGATATAACACCAGAAAAcctgaaatccatattgatgaCAGCAAACCTATGATACAACTGCACACAGATAGGTCGACAAAGTTAAGGTGCCACGTTTGGCACTAATAATTTACAAGATGGAGACACTTTTTTCTCACACAAATACCAATGCctccctatttttattttgtcctTTGAGAGGAATGTGTACCAAATCTGGAGCTAAATTAAAGTTTCTCCCAAACACAATGTGATACACCTTGATAATGATGATACCTTCAAACTGGAACAGGTTCAGGAACTCTGCCATTTCCAGCTGGAGTCAAACTATCATAGTAGTCCACCAAGACCTTCCAACCACCAGGGCACATAAAACCATCTGGTGGGCTCTCTTTGTTCTTTGCAAGCGTTCGCATCTGAATAAAACAATTATTAGACGTGCCTTAAATTGAATATGGCATATAGCTTAGTGACTTATGTAGCTTCTTTCCTAGAGCGTGCTGTATTTAACTCAAACTTCAACCACTTGGGAGTCTATCTTCCACACTTCTATCTATAGCGTGGAAATGGAGGACTTCCTTTTCTCCAAAAGTATGGTGGagaaggaggggggggggggggggggggggggggcggttAGGAAGATCAGAGTAAGACAATATCTACCTTAGTGCCTGATATAAAGAGAAAATCTTGATGTCTAGATGGATCAAAGAATGCCATTTTGTTCTGAGTTTTATCATATGCAGCAACCTGCCAGAAAATTCAATGTTCACATTGTAAGACGAAAAAACATAAATGATATATAATGTACTCCACACCAGGAGTCATTGTTGTCATACCTTGAAAGGCAAAATATTCAACCGCTCCAGCCCGGGAGCCATACTGAGTACCTTCTTTCCATGATCTGCATCATACAGATCTCTCTTCTCTACTGGATGGCCCATGCCAGCTGGATCACGGCCCACAATGTAAAAGTTAGCACCTGCATTGATGCGCGCCTTTGCATGCCATTGAACCTCTGTTGGACCAGCATAGTGCATAGGAGATGGGAATATAGAGACCACAGTAGTCTCTGGATCAAGCACCCCATCTTCAAGTACCTAAGAAAAGTTCATTGTACAGAACTTCTAATAAGCAGCACTATACTAGTCCATGAATCAGAATAACAATACAACAACTAGTACTACACCTAAATTCCAAATTAATTGGGGCCAGCATTAATTGAGAAATAACTTAAACTAGAACACATGTTTGTTCAGCTAGGACTTAGAACAAaatgggtgggggtgggtgctAAGAGCTTTCTTTTATAGCAAAGgaagtttaaaagaaaaaaaattaaaacatctCAATGTCTAAGAGCACAAACCATCTCATGTTGCTTCATTCGCCACTGAAGTGGAACATCATCTGCCTTTGTGTAGCCTCCTAGAGGATGAAGCAAAAGGACAGGATTCTTGTAACCCATCTCAAGAAGTCGATGACGTGTGTCAGTCATCAACAATGCGTGGCCGTTATGCACTGGATTTCTGAGTTGAAAAGCAAACACTGCATCTGCATTGCGCCTCGTAAATTCATCTCGAAGTTGAGCAGGGGAAAGTCGGAACCTGTCAAGACCATCATGATACTTGATTGGTTCTATAACTTCCAAATCACCACCAATTAGCCAGTTTCCAGCATGAGTTATAGCTTCCTCTGCATAAGGTAGACCTGGGGCAGTGGTTCCCCAAGTTCTGGCTATACGTTCTTCTTTATTATGCTCGTAGATCTCAACActaaaattttgaaatgaagaaagagGAGATTATAAAGTGCTCATCTTGAATTTGCAAGCATATAACAAGCACAATAATAGTTTAGTCCAGAGAAGGGAAAGGTAAATCAATTTGCTAAACAAACAGTGGAGACTCCACGACCTCAATGACTAAAATACAATTCAAAAATGTAAAAAGCTTTCACTAAGTAAGCCACAGAGTAGGGAAAGCTTTGGTTACATATTGAAGACAGTACACTAATAAAGAAGAACCTGGATCCACGACCATGGAATATTCATGCACATGGAGAAATTTTAAATAGATGAAGAGTAAAAAAGGTGCCTCCTAGCTCTACTGCCAAAGAATGATCAACATGctaattttaaaataacaaTTGGAGACCAACTAAACTTAGGTGGTTACAAAAATGCAAAGCAGGGATCATTACCCAAAACTATCACAGACCAATCAATCACCTTCAGTTTTCTTTATGCTGTTTCACAACTTTACTTCAACGATTAGGAAGGTAATTGTTCCTTTTAATATCTCGACGCTCAAGTTGAGCTAATCTGGAGAAATACATAATGTGAGGTTATTTTTGTGGAGGTAATCTGACAGATGAACCTGGTTGCTCTTTTTAATGCCTACAAGAAAATTcatcacaaatcacaacattGGTTGACCCCCCCAACCATAAtgtaaaaatgagtgtaagtaATCATGCATAAGCGCTAGGAGTAGTTGATGTGTAGATGAGTGTGTCACTGACGTGTAGGGTATTTGTCCAAATAAGGTTCACCTCCCTACAAACCAGGGGAACCATTATTGATGCCGAATATCCTATCCAAGAACCATGTAAAGGGACAGCTGTCCTTATCATTTTAATAGTgacaaaaggcaaaaaaaacaaaatgaaccAAGCATGGTAGGAGGTCAGGTGTAATATCACTAGTAAAGCATGGGCACACACAAACATTGAGCAAATATGAAACAATTCCTTCCAGACAACAAAAAACAGAGATATGGGGGCAATACATATTACGTAATGCCTGTACCAGCCATCAGGACCCAAAAAAGAGGACCTGTAGAATCATCAGATTTCATCTTACATCTATTacacatattatttcaagccgAGGGTCTaacggaaacagcctctctaccccacaaaggtaggggtaaagtttgcatacatcttaccctccccagaccccacttgtaggactacactgggtatgttgtagtttatctactatatatatgtacttaATGTTTGTATAAAGCAAAATATTCTAAAAACGGCAGAAATTGCAAATCTTTAACAGTACCAAGAAGGTCCTCATATAACACAAGTCACCCCAGAAGTAATAGCCTATTTACATAGCAAAGAGTTCCCAGTTTCCCTCAAGTACCATTACACTCGTCGCATTTAACTGTCTTCTACAACCAAACATTAAAACACTCATGCAACAAGATTCCAACCTTATGAATTAGGATAACTGCcaagtttaattttaaaaattcacttattaaAGCACATAATCAAAAAGACTCCACATTTTGTTACATAATAACTGCCAATATCATTTAaggtatacatatattcatTCTGAATGAGAACAAACTCTCAAATTGAGTTGCATCACATTATGAACATAGTTTGTTGCTTTTGACTCTGactatgtatatatctattaaTCCAGTAAGTAGTATATTCAACCGAAATCAGTGTTGAAGATAGCAAAATCGCAAGCCTCCTAActtaaaatcatgaatttgcCTTAACATGATATTACTAACTAAAAAAATGTCATATACCGCCTTAGCATACTGAGTACAAGCAAAATCTACATGTGCATAAAAACATAGTAACGCAGATGAATAAAATTGCCAAAATGCCCTTACTCGTTAACAATGGACTATGTATATATCAAACTATCTATTTTATTAACTAGTACTAGTATATTAAACCGAAACCACTAATTTGAAGGTACCAAAATTGCTAGTCTACTAACTTAACATGAAATTACCAATTTCTAAAATGTCACATACCACCTTTAGCTATAtgtacacacaaaaaaaaaaaaaaaaatgaaataaaataaaataaaatgaccaaaatgcccTTACTCATTAAGAATGGCAATAGTCTTGTCTTTATCATCAACAAGTGCAACACTACTCGAATCACCAATATTTTCCTTATTAGAATCATCAATAGCGAGCACAATAGGCACCGACATATTAACAAGTGATCCATCACTTTGTCGGAGCGAATTAAAATGAAGAGTTTGGAGGAACTCGGATTCTCTCATGAATCCTTTCAATGGGCTAGCCCATCCTTCGCTGATCACATGGACCCACTCAATATCAATCCTAGACAGCTTTATTTGCGGAAGAGACAGAGCCTGTCTCTTCCGCAAAGAAACGGTCTCGTCCGTTAGGACGAGGTCCACCAGTTTCCCACCGTCGGGCTCGATCAGCCCGCAACGGATACGGGCCGGGATGGACTTCTTCGGCCCGGCCCGAATAGGGAGATTTCTGAAGGGTGAAGGGAAATGGGTTTTGTGGGGTTTGGGTAAAGGTTGAGATGGACCTGGGGTTTTGAGAAAAAGAGAAGCCATTGTTGCCATTttgctttctct
This portion of the Lycium ferocissimum isolate CSIRO_LF1 chromosome 1, AGI_CSIRO_Lferr_CH_V1, whole genome shotgun sequence genome encodes:
- the LOC132046614 gene encoding ATP sulfurylase 1, chloroplastic-like; translated protein: MATMASLFLKTPGPSQPLPKPHKTHFPSPFRNLPIRAGPKKSIPARIRCGLIEPDGGKLVDLVLTDETVSLRKRQALSLPQIKLSRIDIEWVHVISEGWASPLKGFMRESEFLQTLHFNSLRQSDGSLVNMSVPIVLAIDDSNKENIGDSSSVALVDDKDKTIAILNDVEIYEHNKEERIARTWGTTAPGLPYAEEAITHAGNWLIGGDLEVIEPIKYHDGLDRFRLSPAQLRDEFTRRNADAVFAFQLRNPVHNGHALLMTDTRHRLLEMGYKNPVLLLHPLGGYTKADDVPLQWRMKQHEMVLEDGVLDPETTVVSIFPSPMHYAGPTEVQWHAKARINAGANFYIVGRDPAGMGHPVEKRDLYDADHGKKVLSMAPGLERLNILPFKVAAYDKTQNKMAFFDPSRHQDFLFISGTKMRTLAKNKESPPDGFMCPGGWKVLVDYYDSLTPAGNGRVPEPVPV